The DNA segment TACTCGCCCAAAGCCGAAAAGGCAATAAAGTGTCTAGTTTTTGGGTAAAAGCAGTAACCGATTTGGAATTGCACGACACACAAGCTGGTTTTAGACTGTATCCAATAAAAGCATTGAAGGATATTAACTTTTTCAGAAATACCAAAAAATTTGAATTTGAAGTTGAAGTAATCGTTAAAGCAATTTGGGGCGGTATCTTGGTTAAAAATGTCCCTATTCAGGTTTTGTATGATTTAGAAGAACGGGTTTCGCATTTCCGACCGTTTATGGATATTGCTCGAATTACCATTTTGATCATTTGGTTCTTGATTGTTAAGTATTTTTATATTCGTCCGCGTGATTTCTTCAGAAAATTAAAAAAAAAAGGAATCCGTCGCTTTTTGAATGAAGAGTTTTTAAGAAACAACGATTCCCCTGAAAAAAAAGCACTTTCGGTAGCGTTAGGACTCTTCATTGGGTTGTCGCCACTTTGGGGTTTTCATACCGTAATCGTTATATTTCTCGCTATTGTTTTAAAGCTGAACAAAGTAATTGCCTTTGCCTTTTCAAACATAAGTTTGCCACCATTTATTCCGTTTGTGTTTTTAGCTAGTTTAACCACAGGATATTGGGTTTTGGGACAAGATAATGAAGTTACATTAGCAAGTGTAAACAATAATTTTGAAGTGATTACTTCGTTAAAGGCTTATTTTATTGGTAGCATCACGCTTTCGGTTGGGGCTGCAGTTATTTTGGGAAGTTTATCGTATTTGTGTTTTTACCTTTTCGATACTAAGAAAATACAGCCAGATGGATAGATTTTTCTTCAAGCTATATACATCGATTCAGAAACAGAGAGCGGTCTTTTTTATAGTATTGGCAGTAATCTGCGCAGGGTTGTGTTCCATAGCGTTTCAAGTTTCTTTTGAAGAAGATATTTCTAAATTAATACCTTCCAATTCTGAAAATGAACAATTTCAGAAGGTTTTAAAGAACATCCGTTTTACCGATAAGGTAATTATAAACATCAAAAAAGAAGGCGGTACGACCGAAGATTTGGTTGGTTATGCTTCAGCTTTAAAAGACAGTTTAATCCCCTTAAAGAAGGATTATATAGAGAACATTCAAGGTGCTGCGAAAGAAGAAACGCTTTTCGAGACCATGGATTTTGTGTATGGTAATCTTCCGTTGTTTTTTACAGAAACAGATTATGCAATTCTGAAAAATAAATTATCTAAAGATAGCATTTCAAAAACCATGAAGGCGAATTACAAAACCTTGGTGTCGCCCTCGGGAATGCTTGCAAAAAAAGAAATTCTAAAAGACCCACTGCATCTTACCAACTTAGCATTGCAAAACCTTAAAAATATAGGAATTGAAGACGGGTTTAAGTTGAAAAATGGCTTTGTAATGACCGATGATGAGCAACATATTTTGTTATTCATCACCCCAAAATTCTCTTCTTCCGATTCTGAAAAGAATACAGCTTTCACTAAGAAACTGTATCAACTGCAAGAGCAAATAAATACAACATTTGATAGAAAAGTAACAAGCAATTATTATGGAGCGGCTTTTATTGCTGCTGCAAATGCAAAACAAATAAAGAGTGATATTCAACTTACCATCGGGATTGCATTAACCATTCTATTGCTAATTTTTATTGGCTTTTATCGCAGTGTTTGGATTCCATTAATCATTTTATTCCCTACAATTTTTGGCGCGTTAGTATCGATTGCTTTTTTGGTATTGATTAGGCCGCAACTTTCCGCTATTTCGTTGGGGATTGGCTCTATTTTGTTGGGCATTACCTTAGATTATTCTTTACATATCCTTACACACATAAAAAATGGCGAAACCGGCAAGCAATTGTACAAAAGCATTACCAAGCCTATATTAATGAGCAGCTTGACAACGGCTTTGGCTTTTCTATGTTTGCTTTTTATCAAGTCACAGGCGTTGCAAGATTTAGGAATTTTCGCCGCAGTGAGTGTGTTGGGCGCTTCGGTGATGGCGTTGTTGTTTATTCCGCAGGTGTATAAAAAGAAGACGGTTTCAAATACAAAAAAGAAAACAGTTTTTAATCGTATCACAGCCTATCCCATACATAAAAACAAAATGGTGGTCGTTTGTCTGGCTGTTTTGTTAGTGATAAGTTGTTTTAGCTATAGTTCGGTTGAATTCAATAAAGATTTAGAACAATTAAACTACAAACCAGAGCAACTTGTAAAAGCTGAAGAAGAACTGGAAACGATAACTAATTCGGTATCCAAATCTTTGTATGTAACCACGTATGGGGCTACATTGGAAAAAGCATTACAGCAAAATGATTCAGTGTATAGTTTGCTGAAAGCATTAGAAAAACAATCAGAAATTGAAGCTTTTAATTCAGTAGGCGGTTTGGTCGCTTCGGAAGAAAAACAAAACGAGAAGATTCAGGAATGGAATCAGTTTTGGAAATCAGAACGGCTTGAAAATGTAAAGAGTTCCATTAACAACACTTCAGAAGCATTAGGATTTAAGTCCAATGCGTTTGCATCATTTTATAACCATTTGAATTCAAACTATAAACCTTTGGAGTTATCTGATTATCCTGAATTTGGAAGCAAGATGATAGCCGATTACATTTCAGAAAAAAATGGATTTGTAACAGTGACTTCGGTTGTAAAAGCAAATGAAAATCAAATAGAAATGCTTCAAACAAGAATAGAGGAACTTCAAAATACATTAGTGATTGACCGTAAACAATTAAATGAAACCCTACTGAATACCTTACAAAACGATTTTAACACACTGTTGTGGTATTGTTTTGGCGTGGTCGTGTTAGCGTTATTGTTGTTTTACCGAAATTGGAAATTGGTTGTTGTAACAACCGTACCTATTTGTCTAACGTGGCTGTTGACCATTGGGGTTATGGGAGTATTTCAATTACAATTTAATGTATTTAACAGCATCATTTCGGCCTTTATCTTTGGGTTGGGTGTAGATTACAGCATTTTTATTACCAACGCTTTATTGAATAAAGAAAACACAAACACTTTGGCAACCCATAAAACAGCTATTTTGTTGTCGGTTGTAACGACTATTTTAGGTGTTGGAGTGTTGGTTTTTGCAAAACATCCTGCTTTGCAATCGGTTGCGGCGGTATCGGTAATTGGTATTTTTTCAGCTATGTTAATTGCCTTTACCGTTCAGCCTTTGTTGTTTAATCTTCTTATTTTTAGAAAAAGAACCAGTACCGATGGGAACCATTAAAACAACACCTGTAAAACGAGTAACCTCTATCACCAAAGAGGAGTTTGTAAAAAACTATTACAAACCGCAACGTCCTGTGTTAATTGAAGGTTTTGCAAAACAATGGCCAGCCTACGAGAAGTGGAACTTGGAGTACATACAGCAATTAGCGGGCGACCAAATTGTACCTCTGTACAATAACAAACCTACGAAAGGACATAAAAAATCTGTAGTTCCCGCGAAAAAGTTGAAGCTTTACGATTATATAGAACTATTAAAAGCGGGCCCCACCGATCTGCGGATGTTCTTTTACAATGTGCTTCAAAAAATGCCAGCGTTGACCAAGGATTTTGATTATTCAGATATTGGCTTACCGTTTTTTAAAAAACTTCCTGTGATGTTCTTTGGCGGAAAAGGCTCGAAAGTATTAGCGCATTACGATATGGATTTGGCCGATTTGCTGCACGTGCATTTTCACGGTACTAAAAAGGCGATGTTGTTTGAACCTAAACAAGCGAAAAATCTTTATAGAGTTCCATTTACGGTTCATAATATTGAAGCCATCGATATGGATAATCCAGATTTCGGAACCTATCCAGCATTACAACAAGCTGAGGGAATTTCAGTAGAAATGAAACACGGCGATGCGTTGTACATGCCAAGCGGCTATTGGCATTATATTACGTATGAAGATGCTGGTTTTTCCATTAGCCTTCGAGCATTTCCACGGAAACCTAAAAAACTGGGAAAATTGCTTTCTAAT comes from the Marixanthomonas ophiurae genome and includes:
- a CDS encoding MMPL family transporter, which produces MDRFFFKLYTSIQKQRAVFFIVLAVICAGLCSIAFQVSFEEDISKLIPSNSENEQFQKVLKNIRFTDKVIINIKKEGGTTEDLVGYASALKDSLIPLKKDYIENIQGAAKEETLFETMDFVYGNLPLFFTETDYAILKNKLSKDSISKTMKANYKTLVSPSGMLAKKEILKDPLHLTNLALQNLKNIGIEDGFKLKNGFVMTDDEQHILLFITPKFSSSDSEKNTAFTKKLYQLQEQINTTFDRKVTSNYYGAAFIAAANAKQIKSDIQLTIGIALTILLLIFIGFYRSVWIPLIILFPTIFGALVSIAFLVLIRPQLSAISLGIGSILLGITLDYSLHILTHIKNGETGKQLYKSITKPILMSSLTTALAFLCLLFIKSQALQDLGIFAAVSVLGASVMALLFIPQVYKKKTVSNTKKKTVFNRITAYPIHKNKMVVVCLAVLLVISCFSYSSVEFNKDLEQLNYKPEQLVKAEEELETITNSVSKSLYVTTYGATLEKALQQNDSVYSLLKALEKQSEIEAFNSVGGLVASEEKQNEKIQEWNQFWKSERLENVKSSINNTSEALGFKSNAFASFYNHLNSNYKPLELSDYPEFGSKMIADYISEKNGFVTVTSVVKANENQIEMLQTRIEELQNTLVIDRKQLNETLLNTLQNDFNTLLWYCFGVVVLALLLFYRNWKLVVVTTVPICLTWLLTIGVMGVFQLQFNVFNSIISAFIFGLGVDYSIFITNALLNKENTNTLATHKTAILLSVVTTILGVGVLVFAKHPALQSVAAVSVIGIFSAMLIAFTVQPLLFNLLIFRKRTSTDGNH
- a CDS encoding DUF2062 domain-containing protein, with product MKTAEQNKIHSTYLEITQKLKQYKCCVLMPTYNNYKTLKRVLDGVLKYTDDVVLVNDGSTDETLQILSAYPQIEQIHINKNQGKGYALKKGFKHAVSLGFDYAITLDSDGQHFPSDIPVFINGLDASENKNLLLIGDRNMNEADVLAQSRKGNKVSSFWVKAVTDLELHDTQAGFRLYPIKALKDINFFRNTKKFEFEVEVIVKAIWGGILVKNVPIQVLYDLEERVSHFRPFMDIARITILIIWFLIVKYFYIRPRDFFRKLKKKGIRRFLNEEFLRNNDSPEKKALSVALGLFIGLSPLWGFHTVIVIFLAIVLKLNKVIAFAFSNISLPPFIPFVFLASLTTGYWVLGQDNEVTLASVNNNFEVITSLKAYFIGSITLSVGAAVILGSLSYLCFYLFDTKKIQPDG
- a CDS encoding cupin-like domain-containing protein — its product is MGTIKTTPVKRVTSITKEEFVKNYYKPQRPVLIEGFAKQWPAYEKWNLEYIQQLAGDQIVPLYNNKPTKGHKKSVVPAKKLKLYDYIELLKAGPTDLRMFFYNVLQKMPALTKDFDYSDIGLPFFKKLPVMFFGGKGSKVLAHYDMDLADLLHVHFHGTKKAMLFEPKQAKNLYRVPFTVHNIEAIDMDNPDFGTYPALQQAEGISVEMKHGDALYMPSGYWHYITYEDAGFSISLRAFPRKPKKLGKLLSNLLFMRNFENIMRYIAGSKWVDYKESSMIKRTNRKFKNTQ